From the genome of Candidatus Acidiferrales bacterium:
TTTGTGATAGCTTCAAATTCTCAGCCTTCTCCTCAGTAAAATTGCTTCCATCTATCCTGTCGCGCACCAACAGGTAAATTTTATTTTTTATTTCTTCTATGATCTTTTTTTGAAATTCAATTTCCTTGTCGATGGCTAAAGCATCTTCAGTTGCCAGTTCTCTTATCCCAAGGCGAACTCTCGTTGTGGAATAGAGTTCTCCGCCGAGGGTCCGGACCTCGATTTTGTTTCCGGCAGTCACGACGCCCCCCATTATAACCGCATGCGGTGCATAAACTGTATCTGCCGCAACTAAGCGGCCGTTGACGCTTTCTTTGGTGATGGTTATGGATTCTCCTGCCTCCAACGTCTGGTTGAGGATCACGTGCGCTTCGATGTTTCCTTTGGAACGAACAATGCCGTCGCCGCGCCCTACGAAGCTTCCTTTTACAACCACATCTCCGCCGGATATTATCTTTGCATCTTCGACCGAACCTTGAATGAATACGTTGTGCTTTACGTTCAGGTTACCGCTTCCTTTGACGTCTCCCATTATACGTAGTGACCCTGCGAACTCGATCTCGCCGTCCGAGTAATCTATGTCCTGGCGTATTGTATGTTCGGTGATGACTTCAATGCTTGCATTTCCGATTTTTAGATTTCCGTCGGCTGCTGCCTCGAGAGTTATTTGAGTTTCCGTCTCCGTTCGCTTGATGTTGGGACTTGTAAAGAAATTTATCCTTTTGCCCTGCTTTGGCTGAATTTTCTTTCCGAACACATCAACACCGACGCTTCCCTGCGTCGGTTTATGAACAATCCCTATGATTTCACCTTCACAGATATTACATATTCCAAATTTTTTTTCTGCTTCGGTTTGAGGATGATTTTCTACCCTTTCAAACCAGCCGTCTTTTCCATCTGTGTGTCTGGAACCGATTGCGGCAAGTGTCCGCATTCCCTGATTTTTGAGAGCTTCAAGGAGTGCGTTGTCATCTATTCCATAAACCACGCTGTTTGCTTCAAGAGAAGCTCGAACTTCTGAAAGTTGAGCATCGGGCTCGTCAACTATGATGTAAGCTTCGTAATTATCGCCCGACACTTCTGTCTGGATTTTCTTTTTGATCTCTTCTCTGTGGTATGTCTGGCCGCTTTCCTCGACGTGAAGCATCAGTTCATCCCCTTGGATACTTCATGGGTTCGAAAGGTTTGTTGGGTCCCATCGGGCCCTTTCCTGACTGCGCATTTCCGTGAGAACTCTCCGAGAGGGAGGCAGAATGATCGGCGTTTTTATCTTTAATCAGCTTGAACTTTGTGATGAGTGTCTGGAGATTGGTCGTCATCCTGTTAAGATTGTCTGCCGCTCTTGCTATTTGTGAAATCCCTCCCGCGGACTCAGACGAAACGGTGGAAATCAGCGAGATGTTTTTCGATATTTCTCCGCTCGTCGAGGACTGCTCCTCATTCGCCGCCGCAATCCGTGCGATCATGTCCACGATGTCATGAGCCTTGCCGACAATGTTATTCAGTGAAGAACCCGCCTGGTCTGCAAGCGTAAGTCCCGTTGTGACTTCTTGAATCCCTGCCCGCATTGCATTCACTGCTTCGCTCGTGCTGGCCTGGACATTTTTTATCATGTGAGAAATCTGCTTTGTTGCCTGCGTTGTCCGTTCTGCAAGCTTTCGTACCTCGTCTGCAACAACTGCGAAGCCTCTGCCTTCTTCGCCGGCCCGGGCAGCTTCGATTGCGGCGTTTAACGCAAGGAGGTTTGTCTGATCCGCAATATCGTCGATGACGGAAATTATTTCGCTTATCTGTTTGCTCAGGTCGCCAAGCTGGTTCACTGTTTCCGATGATTTCTTGACGACTTCGGCGATTTCTTTCATCTTTTGTACAGTCCTTTGGACTATCTCGCCGCCGTTTTGTGCAACGGTT
Proteins encoded in this window:
- a CDS encoding FapA family protein — encoded protein: MLHVEESGQTYHREEIKKKIQTEVSGDNYEAYIIVDEPDAQLSEVRASLEANSVVYGIDDNALLEALKNQGMRTLAAIGSRHTDGKDGWFERVENHPQTEAEKKFGICNICEGEIIGIVHKPTQGSVGVDVFGKKIQPKQGKRINFFTSPNIKRTETETQITLEAAADGNLKIGNASIEVITEHTIRQDIDYSDGEIEFAGSLRIMGDVKGSGNLNVKHNVFIQGSVEDAKIISGGDVVVKGSFVGRGDGIVRSKGNIEAHVILNQTLEAGESITITKESVNGRLVAADTVYAPHAVIMGGVVTAGNKIEVRTLGGELYSTTRVRLGIRELATEDALAIDKEIEFQKKIIEEIKNKIYLLVRDRIDGSNFTEEKAENLKLSQNKLQEITDQIKSLASKKQETSIEMSRRKSPKLIVLGTIHPSVVMEISGVHCGLKQSFNNVTFEESKNEIVRTKNI